One region of Rana temporaria chromosome 11, aRanTem1.1, whole genome shotgun sequence genomic DNA includes:
- the NUDT7 gene encoding peroxisomal coenzyme A diphosphatase NUDT7, which translates to MSSISSDYTGDQTSNHLSLRKKIKERLSRYDVGSRYNHIPLQKASVLLPLQIRQGRLYLLLTVRSMKLNTMPGDVCFPGGRQDPSDQDEIETALRESKEEIGLCPDQVEVICRLLPYATRSPVYLVTPVVGIVEEAFQPSPNPNEVTDVLYVPLDLFISLDHYTAIPCNIPPFGNQNIHKFEHQDAKTKKSFQIWGLTGHFALVLSVILLERRPLFDPEFDLENTLQICEKTILNYRNLSKL; encoded by the exons ATGTCTTCCATCAGCAGTGACTATACAGGGGATCAGACCAGCAATCACCTCAG TCTTAGAAAGAAGATCAAGGAGCGTTTAAGCAGATATGATGTTGGCAGCCGATACAATCACATTCCTCTTCAGAAGGCCTCagttctgctccctctgcaaatTAGACAAGGCAGACTCTACCTGCTTCTCACTGTCAGATCAATGAAG CTGAACACAATGCCGGGAGATGTGTGCTTTCCTGGAGGAAGACAGGATCCATCAGACCAAGATGAAATAGAAACGGCTCTAAGGGAATCCAAAGAGGAGATCGGACTGTGTCCTGACCAAGTGGAAGTCATTTGCAGGCTTCTTCCCTATGCTACCAGG TCTCCAGTTTACTTGGTCACTCCAGTGGTTGGGATTGTGGAAGAAGCCTTCCAGCCATCACCTAACCCCAATGAGGTCACAGACGTCCTCTATGTTCCCTTGGATCTGTTTATCAGCTTGGATCATTACACTGCAATACCATGTAACATACCCCCTTTTGGAAACCAGAACATTCATAAGTTCGAGCACCAGGATGCAAAAACCAAGAAAAGCTTTCAAATTTGGGGGTTGACGGGTCATTTTGCCTTAGTGCTTTCAGTCATCCTCCTAGAAAGACGTCCATTGTTCGACCCAGAGTTTGATCTGGAGAACACATTGCAGATTTGTGAGAAAACCATCCTGAACTATCGTAATTTGAGTAAACTGTGA